Sequence from the Magnetococcales bacterium genome:
AACATTCGGGTCGCCTTCATGCGACCCTTTTTGTTTCTCAGGTTCTCATGATTGCGTCCTGCTTCTCCAATCCCGGTGTCCCTCCTCCGGTGGCAAGTTCCTGCACCCTTCAAGTTTTTTTCTGCACATACCTTACCTCCCTCTTCACCTCCGAGGGGTTCGCCTCCACACCTGGGGGTTGCTATCAAGGCCTGCATTTTCGGCAAGTCGGGCATCGGCAAAACCTCCCAGCTCTGGACCCTGGACCCGGAGACAACCCTTTTCTTCGACTTGGAAGCCGGGGATCTGGCGGTCGAGGGCTGGCCCGGCGACACCATCCGCCCCCGTACCTGGGATGAGTGCCGGGACTTCGCCGTCTTCATCGGCGGCCCCAACCCTGCCCTGCGCAACGACCAGTATTTTTCCCAGGCACACTACGATGCCGTCTGCCAGCAGTTCGGCGATCCGGCGGTGCTGAACAAATACCAGACCATTTTCGTGGACAGCCTCACCGTGGCCGGGCGGCTCTGCTTTCACTGGTGCAAGGGCCAGCCGCAAGCCTTCTCGGATAAGACCGGCAAGCCCGACCTGCGCGGGGCCTATGGTCTGCATGGCCAGGAGATGATCGCCTGGTTGACCCACCTTCAGCACACCCGGGGAAAGAACATCCTCTTCGTCGGCATCCTGGACGAGAAGGTGGATGACTTCAACCGCCGCTTCTTCGCGCCTCAGATCGAAGGTTCCAAGACTGGACTGGAGCTGCCCGGCATCGTCGATCAGGTCATCACCATGGCGGAATTGCCGACCGAAAGCGGTCAACTGT
This genomic interval carries:
- a CDS encoding ATP-binding protein, yielding MGVAIKACIFGKSGIGKTSQLWTLDPETTLFFDLEAGDLAVEGWPGDTIRPRTWDECRDFAVFIGGPNPALRNDQYFSQAHYDAVCQQFGDPAVLNKYQTIFVDSLTVAGRLCFHWCKGQPQAFSDKTGKPDLRGAYGLHGQEMIAWLTHLQHTRGKNILFVGILDEKVDDFNRRFFAPQIEGSKTGLELPGIVDQVITMAELPTESGQLYRAFVCHTMNPWGFPAKDRSGRLAMVEEPHLGRLMTKISGPVRPIHERLEYGQPAPAETANSASN